From the Deltaproteobacteria bacterium genome, the window GCCTGGATGAGGCCCCTGCCCCTGACCTCGCTGACAAGGTCCGGGAATCGGCCAGCGACTTCATCAAGGCGCGAGCGGAGATATGCCCCGGTCTCCCGGACCCTTCCAAGAAATTCCTCTGATGAGACGATCTCAAGGACGGCCTTGGCTGCGGCGCACGAGACCGGATTGCCCCCGAAGGTGGAGGCATGACTTCCGGGCGGAAGATGGGACATGACGTCCCTTTTTGCGAGCATGGCGCCGATGGGAAGGCCGTTTCCAAGGGCCTTTGCAAGACAGAGGACGTCAGGCACCACCGGGGTCTGCTCATAGGCAAAGAGGGTACCGGTCCTCCCGATCCCCACCTGGACCTCGTCGAAGACGAGGAGAATCCCCTGCTCGTCACATATCCGCCTGGCCGCAAGGAGAAAGGCGTCATCGAGGGGCCTCACCCCGCCCTCACCCTGGATGGGCTCAAGAAGGACGGCCGCAGTCCGTCTGGTGACCGCGAGTTCAAGGGCCCTGATGTCGTTTGCCGGGACATGGAGAAATCCCGCAGGAAGGGGTTCGAATCCGGCGTGATAGACGGGCTGACCCGTGGCAGCAAGGGCCCCGAGGGTACGGCCGTGAAACGAGCCGATGAGGGAGACCACCTCGAAGCAATCGGGCCCGTGCCGGTCATGTCCGTAGCGCCTGGCAAGCTTGATGGCGGCCTCAATGGCCTCGGCACCCGAGTTGCAGAAAAAGACCTGGTCTGCAAAACTTCTTGATGTCAGCAGCTCGGCGACCGCCATCTGGGGCCTCGTCCAGTAGAGGTTCGAGACATGAACGAGCTCCACGAGCTGGCGGATGGCCGCCTCAGTGACCGCTGGGTGACAATGGCCCAGACTGCAGACGGCGATCCCAGCGGCAAAGTCCAGGTATTCTTTGCCGTTCTCGTCATAAAGACGACAGCCAGAGCCGCTCACGAAGGTCACGGGAAAACGGGTGTAGGTGTTAGCGATCGATGGATGCATGATTCACTCCCCGACGATCTCGGTGCCGACCCCGGCATCTGTGAAGAGTTCGAGGAGGATTGCGTGCCCCCTTCGCCCGTCCACGACGTGGGCCTTGGAGACACCACCCTCCACGGCCTTGAGGCAGGCCTTGAGTTTGGGAAGCATGCCGCCACGGGCCGTGCCGTCCTCGAGCGCGCGCCTGACGGCTGCAACGTCCATGCTCGGGATGAGTTCCTGGGTCCCGTCATCCCCTGTCCGCATGACACCAGGGACGTCCGTCAGGAGGATGAGCCGCTCGGCCTTGATCTCTGCCGCGATGGCCCCTGCAACCAGGTCGGCGTTTATGTTGTAGGCCATTCCGTCCGGACCCACGCCCACCGGGGCAATCACCGGGACAAAGCCGGCTGACTCAAGGGCGCGAAGAACAGCGGGGCAGACCCGCTCGACCTTGCCCACACGTCCGATGTCAATGATCTCGGGGGGGCGTTCATCCCCGGCATATCTGTAGATCTTCATCTGCTCGGCCCGTATGAGGTCCCCGTCCCTGCCGGAGAGCCCGACCGCCCTGCCCCCGTGGCGGTTGATGAGCCCGACGATCTCCTTGTTGACCGTGCCCACAAGGACCATCTCGACGACACTCATGGTCTCTGGGTCCGTCACCCTCTGGCCCTCGACAAAGGTGGGGTGGATCCCCATCCGCTCCATGGTCCTCGAGATCTGCGGGCCCCCTCCGTGCACTATGATCGGATGGATCCCCACGTACTTCATGAGGACGATGTCCTGGGCAAAGGAATTCTTGAGGGATTCGTCCACCATGGCGTGCCCGCCGTACTTGATAACGACCGTCTTTCCAGAAAAACGTTTGATATACGGCAAGGCCTCGACGAGTATGGTGGCCTTGGATACGTCCTGTACCATTGCGTCTCCTTCCTCGTCCCTCAGAGTATGAACCTGCTGAGGTCCTCGTCGGTCACAATGTCTGCAAGCCTATCCCGCACATACTCCGCAGTGATACGGACCTCCTTCGGGGCCATGTCAGGGGCCTCGAAAGAGATCTCCTCAAGGAGCTTTTCCATGACTGTGTGCAGACGCCTGGCCCCGATGTTCTCCATCCTTTCGTTCACCTCGGATGCGATTCGGGCGATCTCGGAGATGGCATCCCGCTCGAAGACAAGCCTGATGCCCTCGGTTGCGAGAAGGGCCTCGTACTGGGTGACAAGGGCGTTTTCCGGCTCAGTGAGGATACGAAAGAAGTCCTCCTCCGTAAGGGGGTCGAGCTCCACACGGATGGGAAAACGCCCCTGGAGCTCGGGCAGGAGGTCCGATGGCTTGGAGACATGAAAGGCGCCGCTCGCAATGAAGAGGATGTGATCGGTCCGGACTATCCCGTACTTCGTGTGGACCGAGGTCCCTTCCACGATGGGAAGGAGGTCCCTCTGCACCCCTTCCCGAGAGACGTCCGGACCCCTTCCCCCACCTTCCTTGGCGGCGATCTTGTCGATCTCGTCGAGGAAGATGATGCCGGTCTGCTCCACACGGGCGATAGCGAGCTCCACGACCTTTTCCATGTCGATGAGCTTGCCTGCAGCCTCCTGTTCGAGGATCTTCATGGCCTCCGGGACCTTCACCTTCCTCCTCTTCCTCTTGCCGGGGAATATGCTCGAAAGCATGTCCTGGAGGTTTGTCTGTAACTCCTCCATCCCGGCGGCCACAAGCACATCGGGCATGGGGGTCTGGACGCGCGGGCTCACCTCGAGTTCCACATAGCGGTCGTCGAGCTTCCCTTCCCTGAGCATCTCCCGGAACCTCTCCCGGGTCCTGCTTTGCTGCTCTGCCTCCTCGCCGGCAGGATGGGGAAGAAGGAGGTCGAGGAGCTGGTCCTCGGCCTGGCTCCGGGCCTTTGCAAGGACCTTTTCCCTTTCCTCTGCCTTTACCATGTCCACGGCCACATGGGTAAGGTCCCGGATCATGGACTCCACGTCCCGCCCCACATACCCCACCTCGGTGAACTTGGATGCCTCGATCTTGAGAAAAGGGGAATGGGCAAGTTTCGAAAGTCGGCGGGCGATCTCGGTCTTTCCCACTCCGGTCGGTCCGATCATGATGATGTTCTTGGGGGCGATCTCGTCCCTCAGATGTTCAGGGACCTGCTGGCGGCGCCACCTGTTTCGAAGGGCGATGGCGACGGAACGCTTGGCCCGCGCCTGTCCTATGACATATTTGTCGAGTTCGGCCACGATCTGCCGTGGCGATAAGGTCTTGAGACCGTTTCCGTTCACCGTCTATTCTTCCTCCAGACGTTCCACAACGATGTTTTCATTGGTATAGATGCAGATGGAGGCGGCGACCCGAAGGGCCTCTCCGCAGATCTCGGCGGCTGAAAGGTCCGTACGGGAGACAAGGGCCCTGGCCGCAGCAAGGGCGTACGGCCCGCCGGAACCGATGGCGATGAGCCCGTCGTCCGGCTCGATCACGTCCCCAGAACCGGAGACAAGGAGGGAATGCTCCCTGTCAGCCGCAATGAGCATGGCCTCGAGGCGCCGAAGCATCTTGTCCGTCCTCCAGTCCTTGGCAAGCTCTACCACAGACCTGACGAGATTTCCCTTGTACTGATCGATCTTCTTTTCGAGCCTTTCATAAAGGGTCACGGCGTCCGCAGCCGAACCCGCAAAACCCGTGAGTACCTTTCCGCCATGGAGCCTTCGAA encodes:
- the hslU gene encoding ATP-dependent protease ATPase subunit HslU, which codes for MNGNGLKTLSPRQIVAELDKYVIGQARAKRSVAIALRNRWRRQQVPEHLRDEIAPKNIIMIGPTGVGKTEIARRLSKLAHSPFLKIEASKFTEVGYVGRDVESMIRDLTHVAVDMVKAEEREKVLAKARSQAEDQLLDLLLPHPAGEEAEQQSRTRERFREMLREGKLDDRYVELEVSPRVQTPMPDVLVAAGMEELQTNLQDMLSSIFPGKRKRRKVKVPEAMKILEQEAAGKLIDMEKVVELAIARVEQTGIIFLDEIDKIAAKEGGGRGPDVSREGVQRDLLPIVEGTSVHTKYGIVRTDHILFIASGAFHVSKPSDLLPELQGRFPIRVELDPLTEEDFFRILTEPENALVTQYEALLATEGIRLVFERDAISEIARIASEVNERMENIGARRLHTVMEKLLEEISFEAPDMAPKEVRITAEYVRDRLADIVTDEDLSRFIL
- a CDS encoding aspartate aminotransferase family protein, with translation MHPSIANTYTRFPVTFVSGSGCRLYDENGKEYLDFAAGIAVCSLGHCHPAVTEAAIRQLVELVHVSNLYWTRPQMAVAELLTSRSFADQVFFCNSGAEAIEAAIKLARRYGHDRHGPDCFEVVSLIGSFHGRTLGALAATGQPVYHAGFEPLPAGFLHVPANDIRALELAVTRRTAAVLLEPIQGEGGVRPLDDAFLLAARRICDEQGILLVFDEVQVGIGRTGTLFAYEQTPVVPDVLCLAKALGNGLPIGAMLAKRDVMSHLPPGSHASTFGGNPVSCAAAKAVLEIVSSEEFLGRVRETGAYLRSRLDEVAGRFPDLVSEVRGRGLIQAMELKAPWPDLANRLLEQGVLALLGHGKVLRLVPPLIVTKEEIDVFINRLTHVFKETPALSRSL
- the hslV gene encoding ATP-dependent protease subunit HslV, whose protein sequence is MKGTTVLCVRRGGEVAMAGDGQVTVGTTIFKHQANKIRRLHGGKVLTGFAGSAADAVTLYERLEKKIDQYKGNLVRSVVELAKDWRTDKMLRRLEAMLIAADREHSLLVSGSGDVIEPDDGLIAIGSGGPYALAAARALVSRTDLSAAEICGEALRVAASICIYTNENIVVERLEEE
- the argB gene encoding acetylglutamate kinase; this encodes MVQDVSKATILVEALPYIKRFSGKTVVIKYGGHAMVDESLKNSFAQDIVLMKYVGIHPIIVHGGGPQISRTMERMGIHPTFVEGQRVTDPETMSVVEMVLVGTVNKEIVGLINRHGGRAVGLSGRDGDLIRAEQMKIYRYAGDERPPEIIDIGRVGKVERVCPAVLRALESAGFVPVIAPVGVGPDGMAYNINADLVAGAIAAEIKAERLILLTDVPGVMRTGDDGTQELIPSMDVAAVRRALEDGTARGGMLPKLKACLKAVEGGVSKAHVVDGRRGHAILLELFTDAGVGTEIVGE